One genomic segment of Paraburkholderia phymatum STM815 includes these proteins:
- a CDS encoding LysR family transcriptional regulator, which translates to MVLKNLLRRLDLTTLQLFIAVYEEGTLTRAAEREAIAVSAASKRLLELEQAVGATLFQRNARGMTLTPAGETLLHHARRVMRGIENIGIELAGHASGVRGYVRMMANLSAIVEFLPEDLRAFLAVNDRVKIDLEERPSGGVVEAVADSLADLGICSGEADARGLEVTHYRHDALCVVMRDDHPLAARESVAFEETLDSDHVGLHSASSINARTHMAARQAGKALKLRIHVPGFDAVCRMVQAGMGVGVLPINVYRIMGRPLGLAAVALEDEWSERDLIIVTRDSARLSPVARLLFDHLRTVEALSGKD; encoded by the coding sequence ATGGTCCTGAAGAATCTGCTCCGCCGCCTCGACCTCACGACCCTGCAACTCTTCATCGCTGTCTATGAGGAAGGCACGCTGACGCGCGCCGCGGAACGCGAGGCCATCGCGGTATCTGCCGCGAGCAAGCGGCTGCTCGAACTGGAGCAGGCCGTCGGCGCGACGCTCTTTCAGCGCAACGCACGAGGCATGACGCTCACGCCGGCGGGCGAAACGCTGCTGCATCATGCACGGCGCGTGATGCGCGGCATCGAGAACATCGGCATCGAGCTTGCGGGCCACGCGAGCGGCGTGCGCGGCTATGTGCGGATGATGGCGAACCTCTCCGCGATCGTCGAATTCCTGCCCGAAGATCTGCGCGCGTTTCTCGCTGTCAACGACCGTGTGAAGATCGACCTCGAAGAGCGGCCGAGCGGCGGCGTGGTCGAAGCCGTGGCCGACAGTCTCGCCGACCTCGGCATCTGCTCTGGCGAAGCGGACGCGCGCGGTCTCGAAGTGACGCACTACCGGCACGACGCGCTGTGCGTCGTGATGCGCGACGATCATCCGCTTGCGGCGCGCGAAAGCGTTGCGTTCGAAGAAACGCTAGACAGCGATCACGTCGGCTTGCATTCAGCCAGTTCGATCAACGCGCGCACGCACATGGCCGCGCGCCAGGCTGGCAAGGCGCTCAAGCTGCGCATCCACGTGCCGGGCTTCGACGCCGTGTGCCGGATGGTGCAGGCGGGCATGGGCGTCGGTGTGCTGCCCATCAACGTGTACCGCATCATGGGGCGGCCGCTCGGCCTCGCTGCCGTTGCGCTCGAAGACGAATGGTCCGAGCGCGACCTCATCATCGTGACGCGCGACTCGGCGCGTCTTTCGCCCGTCGCAAGGCTGCTGTTCGATCATTTGCGCACGGTCGAAGCCTTGTCCGGCAAGGACTAA
- a CDS encoding GlxA family transcriptional regulator, with translation MPSVAIAIFPGVQALDVAGPFDVFAEANLFIDGNDRYEVTLLAADNAPLRASNGIRLVPDETFDDRHSTFDLALIAGGPALPEVAPDTRVTAWLANVASRCKRYGSICTGAFALGHAGLLDDRNVTTHWQHAQQLATQFPKARVDFDRIYLRDERLVTSAGVTAGIDLALALVTEDHGPQTALKVAKRLVVFSQRQGGQSQFSPYLTAPADETSPVAKVQTHVMANIQHNFSVKQLADVAGMSARNFARIFVQGTGVTPHEFVERARMDAARKLLESSDAALKAIAYDCGFGTADRMRIVFTRRIGATPAQYRERFRQA, from the coding sequence ATGCCGAGCGTTGCCATAGCGATCTTTCCGGGCGTCCAGGCGCTGGACGTCGCCGGTCCCTTCGATGTCTTCGCCGAAGCTAACCTGTTCATCGACGGCAATGACCGCTATGAAGTGACACTGCTCGCCGCGGATAACGCGCCATTGCGCGCGTCCAACGGCATCAGGCTCGTTCCGGACGAAACGTTCGACGACAGGCACAGCACGTTCGATCTCGCGTTGATCGCAGGCGGTCCCGCTTTGCCGGAGGTCGCTCCCGACACGCGTGTCACGGCATGGCTGGCGAATGTCGCGTCGCGTTGCAAGCGCTATGGCTCAATCTGCACGGGCGCGTTCGCGCTGGGCCATGCGGGCCTGCTAGACGATCGCAATGTCACAACGCATTGGCAGCACGCGCAGCAACTCGCGACGCAATTCCCGAAGGCGCGCGTCGATTTCGACCGTATCTATCTGCGCGACGAGCGGCTCGTGACGTCGGCGGGCGTGACGGCGGGCATCGATCTCGCGCTTGCACTCGTCACTGAAGATCACGGCCCGCAAACCGCATTGAAAGTGGCGAAGCGCCTCGTGGTGTTTTCGCAGCGCCAGGGCGGACAATCCCAGTTCAGTCCTTACCTGACAGCGCCCGCCGACGAGACGTCGCCCGTGGCAAAAGTCCAGACGCACGTGATGGCAAACATCCAGCATAACTTCTCCGTGAAGCAGCTCGCCGACGTCGCCGGGATGAGCGCGCGCAACTTCGCGCGCATCTTCGTGCAGGGAACGGGCGTAACGCCGCATGAATTCGTCGAGCGCGCGCGGATGGATGCGGCGCGCAAGCTGCTCGAAAGCAGCGACGCGGCGCTCAAGGCAATTGCCTACGACTGCGGCTTCGGCACGGCCGACCGCATGCGCATCGTCTTCACGAGGCGTATCGGCGCGACGCCGGCTCAGTACCGCGAGCGCTTCCGGCAAGCGTGA
- a CDS encoding 2-keto-4-pentenoate hydratase, translating into MLIQQLADARADHTTLASLPPELIPADLSAAYAIQHALLATRGARIGGWKIGAKSADGAIQGAPLPATDLHADGARLPREHYKPLGLELEVAFRFGRSFEPAANAYHEVEVLDAIESMAATIEIVASRYAQWPNVDKLAQLADLQNHGALIVGEFTHYRRDFPFVSPALSFSFEGQDVVKATPSNPCGDPRRLLTWLVNHCTQHHRVAVTPDMIVTTGSYTGMFFPQHAGTARGHIEGLGPVSVTLE; encoded by the coding sequence ATGCTCATCCAACAACTTGCCGACGCGCGCGCCGATCATACGACGCTCGCGTCGCTTCCTCCCGAGCTCATTCCCGCCGACCTGAGCGCTGCTTACGCGATCCAGCATGCGTTGCTGGCGACGCGCGGCGCGCGCATCGGCGGCTGGAAGATCGGCGCCAAATCTGCCGATGGCGCGATTCAAGGCGCGCCGCTGCCCGCGACCGATCTGCATGCCGATGGCGCGCGTCTGCCGCGTGAGCATTACAAGCCGCTCGGTCTCGAACTGGAAGTCGCGTTTCGTTTCGGGCGGAGCTTCGAACCTGCTGCGAATGCCTATCATGAAGTGGAAGTGCTCGACGCAATCGAGTCGATGGCAGCGACCATCGAAATCGTCGCGAGCCGCTATGCGCAGTGGCCGAACGTAGACAAGCTCGCACAACTCGCCGATCTGCAGAATCACGGCGCGTTGATCGTTGGCGAGTTCACGCATTACCGGCGCGATTTTCCATTCGTGTCGCCCGCGCTGAGCTTTTCTTTCGAAGGACAGGACGTGGTGAAGGCAACGCCGTCCAATCCGTGCGGCGACCCGCGCCGTCTGTTGACGTGGCTCGTCAACCACTGCACGCAGCATCATCGCGTTGCAGTGACGCCCGACATGATCGTCACGACGGGTTCCTATACGGGCATGTTCTTCCCGCAGCATGCGGGCACCGCGCGCGGGCATATCGAAGGGCTCGGGCCCGTCAGCGTCACGCTCGAATAG
- a CDS encoding GntR family transcriptional regulator, whose amino-acid sequence MQNSDIDAGLTPPPVMPKVERQRLHDTVVEHIRRFIVEGVLEPGKKLNERELCETLGISRTPLREALKVLAAEGLIEIEPNRGASVSKMSEAEMRETFELMSGLEAFSGELAAERITAAELTEIKALHYAMLACRTQNDLAGYYSRNQAIHDKINEAARNSALRQAYIAVNRRLQALRFRSNFQIPKWDSAIHDHDEMLKALEARDGKRLSAILRQHLLDKRDAVLQIQSREDAAAAKLKA is encoded by the coding sequence ATGCAAAATTCGGACATTGATGCAGGCCTGACACCGCCTCCCGTGATGCCGAAGGTCGAGCGCCAGCGTTTGCACGACACGGTGGTCGAACACATCCGGCGTTTTATCGTTGAAGGCGTGCTGGAGCCGGGCAAGAAACTGAACGAACGCGAACTCTGCGAAACGCTCGGCATTTCGCGGACGCCGTTGCGCGAGGCGCTGAAGGTGCTCGCCGCCGAAGGACTGATCGAGATCGAGCCGAACCGTGGTGCGTCGGTCTCGAAGATGTCGGAAGCGGAGATGCGCGAGACATTCGAACTGATGAGCGGGCTAGAGGCGTTCTCGGGCGAACTCGCGGCAGAGCGCATCACGGCCGCTGAACTCACCGAGATCAAGGCGCTGCATTACGCGATGCTCGCGTGCCGCACACAGAACGATCTGGCCGGCTACTACAGCCGCAATCAGGCGATCCACGACAAAATCAACGAGGCAGCGCGCAACTCGGCGCTGCGTCAGGCGTATATCGCGGTAAATCGCAGGTTGCAGGCGCTGCGCTTTCGCTCGAACTTCCAGATCCCGAAGTGGGACAGCGCGATTCATGACCACGACGAGATGCTGAAGGCGCTGGAAGCGCGTGACGGCAAGCGCTTGAGCGCAATTTTGCGTCAGCATCTGCTGGATAAGCGCGATGCGGTGCTGCAGATTCAATCTCGCGAAGATGCGGCGGCTGCGAAGTTGAAGGCTTGA
- a CDS encoding CaiB/BaiF CoA transferase family protein yields the protein MSGPLQGIRVVEIGTLIAAPFAARLLAEFGAEVIKIEAPETGDPLRKWRKLHEGTSLWWYLQSRNKKSICVNLKSPEGADVVKRLAADADIVIENLRPGALEKLGLGWDVLHAINPQLTMVRISGYGQTGPYRDRPGFGAIGEAMGGIRYTTGDVDGAPARVGVSLGDSLASLHGVIGALMSVLRVKTGQGDGQVVDVSLVESVFNLMESLVPEYDLLGHVRERSGGALPGIAPSNTYRTEDGGFVVIAGNSDPIFKRLMQVIGRPDLADDPTLARNDGRVAQNAMLDAAITAWTSHHSIDDVLAALECAGVPSGRIYSVADIVADPHYQAREMLLRADLPGGASVKMPGIVPKLSETPGEVRWQGPALGEHTASVLADLGYEQDEIERLRREGAVQ from the coding sequence ATGAGTGGTCCATTGCAGGGTATTCGCGTCGTCGAAATCGGCACGCTGATCGCGGCACCGTTTGCCGCGCGCCTGCTCGCTGAATTCGGCGCCGAAGTCATCAAGATCGAAGCACCCGAAACGGGCGACCCGCTGCGCAAATGGCGCAAGCTGCATGAAGGCACATCGCTCTGGTGGTATCTGCAATCGCGCAACAAGAAGTCGATCTGCGTGAATCTCAAGTCGCCGGAAGGCGCGGACGTCGTCAAGCGTCTGGCCGCCGACGCCGACATCGTCATCGAAAACCTGCGTCCCGGTGCGCTCGAAAAGCTCGGCCTCGGCTGGGACGTGCTGCACGCGATCAACCCCCAGCTCACGATGGTCCGCATTTCCGGCTACGGGCAGACGGGCCCGTATCGCGATCGTCCCGGCTTCGGCGCGATCGGCGAAGCGATGGGCGGCATCCGCTACACGACGGGCGATGTCGATGGCGCGCCCGCGCGTGTCGGTGTGAGCCTCGGCGATTCGCTCGCGTCGCTGCATGGCGTGATCGGTGCGTTGATGTCGGTGCTGCGCGTGAAGACAGGACAAGGCGACGGACAGGTAGTGGACGTATCGCTTGTCGAAAGCGTGTTCAACCTGATGGAAAGTCTCGTGCCCGAGTACGATCTGCTCGGCCACGTGCGCGAGCGTAGCGGCGGCGCGCTGCCGGGCATCGCGCCGTCGAACACGTATCGCACGGAAGACGGCGGTTTCGTCGTGATAGCGGGCAATAGCGATCCGATCTTCAAGCGGCTGATGCAGGTAATCGGCCGTCCCGATCTCGCCGACGATCCCACGCTTGCGCGCAACGACGGCCGCGTCGCGCAGAACGCGATGCTCGATGCCGCAATCACGGCATGGACTTCGCATCATTCGATCGACGACGTGCTCGCCGCGCTCGAATGCGCCGGCGTGCCGTCAGGCCGCATCTATTCGGTCGCCGACATCGTTGCCGATCCGCATTATCAGGCGCGCGAGATGTTGCTGAGGGCAGACTTGCCGGGCGGTGCATCGGTGAAGATGCCGGGCATCGTGCCGAAGCTGTCGGAGACGCCGGGCGAAGTGCGCTGGCAAGGTCCCGCGCTCGGCGAGCATACGGCGAGCGTGCTTGCCGATCTCGGCTATGAACAGGACGAAATCGAGCGGCTGCGCCGCGAAGGAGCCGTGCAATGA
- a CDS encoding MFS transporter: MSTPGAVAAGSRDDKLSATADIIKKVTWRLMPLVMICYLFAFFDRINISFAKFQLQTDLGFSDTAYGLGASLFVIGYVLFEVPSNMLLYKVGARKWIARIMISWGLATAAMVFVQNEWQFYGLRFLIGAMEAGFAPGVLYYLTLWFPASYRGRVTSLLFLASAFSGLVGAPLSGLVLGQMDGVFGIRGWHWLFMLGGLPCIVLGILVLKVLKDRIEDAGWLSASEKTYLSSQIAQQAQPTTHGHSLPGAIRTPGFLTLGLIYFLIQIASYGLNFWAPHLIRAAGTQNPTIIGLLTAVPYICGAICMVVVGRLSDATGERRKFVSALLVMAAIGFFAAGYFDKQTVMLVVALAVLGAGVIASIPAFWALPPKLVTGAGAAGGIALINTLGQLGGIVSPVMVGRVRDVTGSTTPALYVIGALSLVCALIILYGLPQTLRQKDHTGRSGA, encoded by the coding sequence ATGAGCACACCGGGCGCAGTTGCGGCAGGCAGCCGTGACGACAAGCTATCGGCAACCGCCGACATCATTAAAAAGGTCACATGGCGGCTGATGCCGCTCGTCATGATCTGCTACCTGTTCGCGTTCTTCGACCGCATCAATATCAGCTTCGCAAAGTTTCAGCTGCAAACGGACCTCGGCTTTTCGGATACGGCATACGGTCTTGGCGCGAGTCTCTTCGTGATCGGCTACGTGCTGTTCGAAGTGCCCAGCAACATGCTGCTGTACAAGGTCGGCGCGCGTAAGTGGATCGCGCGGATCATGATTTCATGGGGTCTCGCGACGGCCGCGATGGTCTTCGTGCAGAACGAATGGCAGTTCTATGGCCTGCGCTTTCTAATCGGCGCGATGGAAGCGGGCTTTGCGCCGGGCGTGCTTTACTACCTGACGCTGTGGTTTCCGGCGAGCTATCGCGGGCGCGTCACGTCGCTGCTGTTCCTCGCGTCGGCTTTCTCGGGTCTCGTCGGCGCGCCGCTTTCGGGTCTGGTGCTCGGTCAGATGGACGGTGTGTTCGGTATTCGCGGCTGGCATTGGCTGTTCATGCTAGGCGGCCTGCCATGCATCGTGCTCGGCATCCTCGTGCTGAAGGTGCTGAAGGACCGAATCGAAGACGCGGGCTGGCTGTCGGCCTCAGAGAAGACTTATCTGTCGAGCCAGATCGCGCAACAGGCGCAGCCCACGACGCACGGTCATTCGCTGCCCGGCGCGATTCGCACCCCCGGCTTTCTGACGCTTGGCCTGATTTACTTCCTCATTCAGATCGCGTCTTATGGTCTCAACTTCTGGGCGCCGCATCTGATCCGCGCCGCAGGCACGCAGAACCCGACGATCATCGGTCTGCTGACGGCCGTTCCGTATATCTGCGGTGCGATCTGCATGGTCGTCGTGGGGCGCTTGTCGGACGCGACGGGCGAGCGCCGCAAGTTCGTGAGCGCGCTGCTCGTGATGGCGGCAATCGGCTTCTTTGCTGCAGGCTATTTCGACAAGCAGACGGTGATGCTGGTCGTCGCGCTGGCCGTGCTGGGCGCAGGCGTGATCGCGTCGATTCCCGCGTTCTGGGCGCTGCCGCCGAAGCTCGTGACGGGCGCGGGCGCTGCGGGCGGCATCGCACTGATCAATACGCTCGGACAGTTGGGCGGGATCGTGAGCCCGGTGATGGTGGGCCGTGTGCGCGATGTGACGGGCAGCACGACGCCGGCGTTGTATGTGATCGGCGCACTGAGCCTGGTCTGTGCGTTGATCATTTTGTATGGTCTGCCGCAGACGTTGCGGCAGAAGGATCATACGGGCCGAAGTGGCGCATGA
- a CDS encoding MFS transporter: MKRFRVNSATSIVLLMLCIMYFITYLDRVNVSTAAAGFGKEFHLSHTEIGLVFSAFAYPYLVFQIIGGWVSDRFGAKRTLIACGAIWAFATLLTGFAGGLVSLLFARVLLGFGEGATFPAATAAMSRWVAKEKRGFAQGITHAAARIGNAVAPGVIVLVMTTWGWRESFYICGAFSLLWVVVWAMTFAEHPKEHRRITQAELDVLPAPKPKAPNLPWKALFKRMAPVTVVYFCYGWTLWLFLSWIPQYFLHSYHLDLKKSAVFASAVFFAGVIGDTLGGIVTDKVFERTGNLRRARSWMVSICMLLTLASLVPLMLTHNLYVSMVCLSAGFFFAEMTIGPMWAIPMDIAPEYSGTASGMMNTGSALAAIISPVLSGYLIDTFGNWELPFAGSMLLMAIGVVLAFRMQPESRFAVGTEPAAQPATRFNA; encoded by the coding sequence ATGAAGCGGTTTCGTGTGAACAGTGCGACCAGTATCGTTCTACTGATGCTATGCATCATGTACTTCATCACCTACCTTGACCGCGTCAACGTCAGCACGGCGGCAGCGGGCTTCGGCAAGGAGTTTCATCTTTCGCATACGGAAATCGGCCTTGTGTTCTCGGCCTTTGCGTATCCGTATCTTGTGTTTCAGATCATTGGCGGCTGGGTGAGCGACCGGTTCGGCGCGAAGCGCACACTGATTGCTTGCGGCGCGATCTGGGCCTTCGCGACGCTATTGACGGGCTTCGCAGGCGGTCTCGTTTCGCTGCTGTTTGCACGCGTGCTGCTCGGCTTTGGCGAAGGCGCGACGTTCCCGGCCGCGACGGCCGCGATGTCGCGCTGGGTCGCGAAAGAAAAGCGCGGCTTTGCGCAGGGAATCACGCATGCGGCGGCGCGCATCGGCAATGCGGTAGCGCCTGGCGTGATCGTGCTCGTGATGACGACGTGGGGTTGGCGCGAATCGTTCTATATCTGCGGTGCGTTCAGTCTGCTGTGGGTCGTGGTCTGGGCGATGACATTTGCAGAGCATCCGAAAGAGCATCGCCGCATCACGCAGGCCGAACTCGACGTGCTGCCTGCGCCTAAACCCAAAGCTCCCAACCTGCCGTGGAAAGCACTCTTCAAGCGCATGGCGCCCGTGACGGTCGTGTACTTCTGCTATGGCTGGACGTTGTGGCTGTTCCTCAGCTGGATTCCGCAGTACTTCCTGCATAGCTATCACCTCGATCTGAAGAAGTCAGCGGTATTTGCCTCGGCTGTGTTCTTCGCAGGCGTGATCGGCGATACGCTGGGCGGAATCGTTACCGACAAGGTGTTCGAACGCACGGGCAACCTCCGCCGAGCGCGCAGCTGGATGGTGTCGATCTGCATGCTGCTCACGCTTGCGTCGCTGGTGCCGTTGATGCTTACGCACAACCTGTATGTATCGATGGTGTGCCTGTCGGCGGGCTTCTTCTTCGCCGAGATGACGATCGGCCCGATGTGGGCGATCCCGATGGACATCGCACCCGAATACTCGGGCACCGCGAGCGGCATGATGAACACGGGTTCGGCGCTCGCCGCGATTATTTCGCCCGTGCTTTCCGGGTACCTGATCGATACGTTCGGCAACTGGGAGTTGCCGTTCGCGGGCAGCATGCTGCTGATGGCCATCGGCGTCGTGCTCGCATTCCGCATGCAACCGGAAAGCCGCTTCGCGGTCGGCACTGAGCCGGCCGCACAACCCGCCACACGCTTCAATGCGTGA
- a CDS encoding pyridoxal-phosphate-dependent aminotransferase family protein — protein sequence MLKLDFHPAGRHFLQIPGPSPVPDRILRAMSYPTIDHRGPEFGALGLKVLNGIKKIFKTQQPVVIYPASGTGAWEAALSNTLSPGDHVLMFETGHFATLWKKMAENLGLKPEFLGLPGIEGWRRGVQPQMIEARLREDTQHAIKAVCVVHNETSTGVTSDIAAVRRAIDAASHPALLLVDTISGLACADYRHDEWGVDVTVSGSQKGLMLPPGISFNAVSPKAIEAGKHAKLPRAFWDWTEIIEMNRSGYWPYTPNTNLLYGLSEALDMILGEGLDNVFARHDRLAEACRRAVRAWGLEIQCDDPSVFSPVLTGVMMPDGIDADAVRKVIYERFDMSLGTGLGKMKGRMFRIGHLGDCNDLTLMATLAGVEMGLQIAGVPVAASGLPVAMEFLMSQPNTPKLKAAA from the coding sequence ATGCTGAAGCTCGACTTTCATCCCGCAGGCCGCCACTTTTTGCAGATTCCCGGTCCGAGCCCGGTGCCCGACCGCATTTTGCGGGCGATGAGCTATCCGACCATCGACCATCGCGGCCCTGAATTCGGCGCGCTAGGCCTGAAAGTGCTGAACGGCATCAAGAAGATCTTCAAGACGCAGCAGCCGGTCGTGATCTATCCGGCGTCGGGCACGGGTGCATGGGAAGCCGCGCTGTCGAACACGCTGAGCCCCGGCGATCACGTGCTGATGTTCGAGACGGGACACTTTGCGACGCTGTGGAAGAAGATGGCCGAGAACCTCGGCCTGAAGCCGGAGTTTCTCGGCTTGCCCGGCATCGAAGGCTGGCGGCGCGGCGTACAGCCGCAAATGATCGAAGCCCGTCTGCGCGAGGACACGCAGCATGCGATCAAGGCCGTGTGCGTGGTGCACAACGAAACCTCGACGGGCGTCACGTCGGATATCGCCGCGGTGCGCCGCGCAATCGACGCGGCCAGTCATCCGGCGCTTCTGCTCGTCGATACGATCTCGGGCCTCGCTTGTGCCGACTATCGTCACGACGAATGGGGCGTGGACGTCACCGTGTCGGGTTCGCAGAAGGGCTTGATGCTGCCGCCCGGCATCAGCTTCAACGCGGTATCGCCGAAGGCGATCGAAGCGGGCAAGCATGCGAAGCTTCCGCGCGCCTTCTGGGACTGGACTGAAATCATCGAAATGAACAGGAGCGGCTACTGGCCATACACACCGAACACGAATTTGCTGTACGGGCTGTCGGAAGCGCTCGACATGATTCTCGGCGAAGGGCTCGACAACGTGTTCGCACGTCACGACCGCCTTGCCGAAGCTTGCCGTCGCGCGGTGCGCGCGTGGGGTCTCGAGATTCAGTGCGATGACCCATCCGTGTTTAGCCCCGTGCTGACGGGCGTGATGATGCCGGACGGGATCGATGCGGACGCGGTGCGCAAGGTGATCTACGAACGCTTCGACATGTCGCTCGGCACGGGCCTCGGCAAGATGAAAGGGCGCATGTTCCGCATCGGGCATCTTGGCGACTGCAACGATCTCACCCTGATGGCAACGCTGGCGGGCGTCGAAATGGGTCTGCAAATAGCGGGTGTTCCCGTTGCGGCGAGCGGCTTGCCCGTAGCGATGGAGTTCCTGATGTCGCAGCCGAATACGCCGAAGCTCAAAGCAGCCGCCTGA
- a CDS encoding hydroxymethylglutaryl-CoA lyase: MNFEQEHFDTLIVQEVAPRDGLQIEPTWVETADKIALIDQLSTAGFTRIEAGSFVSPKAIPALRDGEAVFTRIQRRPGVIFVALVPNLKGAERALNARADELNLVMSASQTHNRANMRMSCEASLDAFGDIVRLAQHFPVSMNATVATAFGCPFEGKIDEDRVVSIVDAYREMGISGITLADTTGMANPRQVARLVRRVLRRAPADTLTLHFHNTRGLGLANVLAAYEAGARRFDAALGGLGGCPFAPGASGNICTEDLVNMCDEMSIPTGIDLQKLIALSRTLPALLGHDVPGQLMKAGRNCDVHPVPDYVRSI; encoded by the coding sequence ATGAACTTCGAACAGGAACATTTCGACACGCTTATCGTGCAGGAAGTCGCGCCGCGCGACGGCTTGCAGATCGAACCCACGTGGGTCGAAACGGCTGACAAGATCGCGTTGATCGATCAATTGTCCACGGCGGGCTTCACGCGCATCGAGGCGGGTTCGTTCGTGTCGCCGAAAGCGATTCCCGCGCTACGTGACGGCGAAGCCGTGTTCACGCGGATCCAGCGACGCCCGGGCGTGATCTTCGTCGCACTGGTGCCGAACCTGAAGGGCGCCGAGCGTGCATTGAACGCGCGTGCCGACGAACTGAACCTCGTGATGTCCGCGAGCCAGACGCACAACCGCGCGAATATGCGCATGAGTTGCGAAGCATCGCTCGATGCGTTCGGCGACATCGTGCGGCTCGCACAGCACTTCCCCGTGTCGATGAATGCCACGGTAGCGACGGCTTTCGGTTGTCCGTTCGAAGGCAAGATTGACGAAGACCGTGTCGTGTCGATCGTCGATGCATACCGGGAGATGGGCATCAGCGGCATCACGCTCGCCGATACGACGGGCATGGCGAATCCGCGCCAGGTCGCGCGGCTCGTGAGACGCGTGCTGCGACGCGCGCCCGCCGATACGCTCACGCTGCACTTTCACAACACGCGCGGGCTGGGCCTCGCCAATGTGCTGGCCGCGTATGAAGCGGGCGCGCGCCGCTTCGATGCGGCGCTCGGCGGGCTGGGCGGCTGTCCGTTCGCGCCGGGCGCGTCGGGGAACATCTGCACGGAAGACCTCGTCAACATGTGCGACGAAATGAGCATTCCGACGGGTATCGATCTGCAGAAGCTGATCGCGTTGTCGCGCACGTTGCCTGCATTGCTCGGTCACGACGTGCCGGGCCAGCTGATGAAAGCGGGCCGCAACTGCGACGTGCATCCCGTGCCCGACTACGTGCGCAGCATCTGA